ACATTCACAATCTTAAAAAAACTTTGCATCATACAAAATTATTACTGAAAAAAGGGGGTAAACTAATCATTGAAGATTTTGATCGTGAAATGGTGGATCTAAATACAACACGATGGTATTATGATACGATTTCAATCCTTTCCGCAATCATTCGGGAAGAGAAGTTTTCAGAATATATCAAAGATCCCCTTAAAGCATGGCAAGAAGATCATTCTCACGAACCACCGTTGCATTCGGGCAAGGAAATGATTAAAGAAATTGAGGAAAACTTTGGGGTAATCAAGATAGAGCGAAATGCATACTTATACCGATCAATATGCAGCCGTTTGAAAGATGATGAAACTGGATATCATATCACGAAAAGGATATTTGAAATAGAAAATGGGTTGATAGCAGAAAGTTTTATTTTGCCCAATGGTTTGCGGATTGTGGCTGAAAATTGAAACTACTTCGGCTAACAATAGATGTAAAACATAGGACTGAATTGCAATACAAAAGGTGTTGGATTTTGGAAAGTCCGCCAAGTAATATTAAAATTATAAATCGATCTTGACTCATTTAAAAGGAGCAATAAATTGAAAAAGGGAGCTATTATATTTCTATTATTTACCACTTATTATAACTGTTCTTTGGCACAAATAGAAATTATGGAAAAGTTTGACCTGGGAGAATTTAGTGTCGGGTTTAAGTACGAAACGCTGACAGATTATTCCAGAACATATGGAGATGGTTACAGATCGATACAACTGTTTATTTGGTATCCCGCAGGGGAGAAATCAATAACACCGCTTCAGTATGGCGAATATTTTTTGCTAAACGATCTAAAAAGTCAAGCATTTGAATTAGATACTGCAAACAAAAAGACAAGAATAGATTCCTTGTTACGACAAGAAATTAAGAGACTGAACAAGCTAAAAAAAAATGACGTTAAATTATCAAAATATAAAAATTTAAAAACGATTGCG
Above is a genomic segment from candidate division KSB1 bacterium containing:
- a CDS encoding class I SAM-dependent methyltransferase, which encodes MKRVKSKINVFNEETLNYVQKFITNKDLRILEVGFGSGDLGYELLKTGIALTALDTDAKAVELAIKKGVPAKHLDFLSFKDDPFDIILFTRSLHHIHNLKKTLHHTKLLLKKGGKLIIEDFDREMVDLNTTRWYYDTISILSAIIREEKFSEYIKDPLKAWQEDHSHEPPLHSGKEMIKEIEENFGVIKIERNAYLYRSICSRLKDDETGYHITKRIFEIENGLIAESFILPNGLRIVAEN